A genomic segment from uncultured Desulfuromonas sp. encodes:
- a CDS encoding bile acid:sodium symporter family protein, with protein MLANVILLFPLWAIVCSVVAFFFPDAFVVLKPYIVPLLTFIMFSMGMTLCPADFVRALAHPKAMFLGVVAQYVIMPAAAYLLSVLLGLSTELMVGMVLVGSVAGGTASNVITYLAKGDVALSITMTLLSTLLSVVVTPYLTLLYVGQTVPVPATAMLISIAKMVMIPLFFGLVFNHLLGARRQRIEPWLPFLSMVAIVTIIAIVVALNRTNLTHVGPLVFVAVALHNGLGLAVGYTVAWLFGFDSKVARTVAIEVGMQNSGLGVALASQYFAPLSTLPGAVFSIWHNISGSILAGFWGRADHKGEGLSVAEK; from the coding sequence ATGCTGGCCAATGTCATCCTTCTTTTCCCGCTTTGGGCCATTGTTTGTTCTGTTGTGGCCTTTTTCTTTCCAGACGCGTTTGTCGTTCTCAAACCGTATATCGTCCCTTTGTTGACATTCATCATGTTTTCAATGGGCATGACGCTTTGTCCGGCTGACTTCGTGCGTGCTCTGGCTCACCCTAAAGCCATGTTCCTCGGTGTCGTTGCCCAATATGTGATTATGCCTGCTGCCGCGTATCTGTTGTCCGTGTTGCTTGGGCTGTCTACTGAGCTGATGGTGGGAATGGTGCTGGTCGGCAGTGTGGCCGGGGGGACGGCATCCAATGTCATCACTTATTTAGCCAAAGGCGATGTTGCCCTGTCGATCACCATGACCCTGTTATCTACACTGCTTTCGGTTGTTGTGACCCCTTATCTGACGTTGCTTTACGTCGGACAGACGGTTCCGGTTCCGGCGACAGCGATGTTGATCAGCATCGCCAAAATGGTGATGATTCCACTTTTTTTCGGTCTTGTTTTTAACCATCTGCTCGGAGCGCGTCGTCAACGGATTGAACCTTGGCTGCCTTTTTTGTCCATGGTGGCCATTGTCACGATTATAGCCATTGTTGTTGCTCTCAATCGCACGAATCTGACTCATGTCGGGCCACTGGTTTTTGTCGCCGTAGCTCTTCATAATGGCCTTGGTCTTGCCGTAGGGTACACGGTTGCATGGTTGTTCGGTTTTGACAGTAAAGTGGCCCGAACTGTCGCTATTGAAGTTGGCATGCAGAATTCAGGATTGGGTGTGGCGTTGGCCAGTCAATATTTTGCACCGTTGTCGACCCTGCCCGGGGCGGTGTTCAGTATCTGGCACAATATCTCCGGTTCGATTCTCGCCGGGTTCTGGGGCCGTGCTGATCATAAAGGGGAAGGGCTG